In a genomic window of Rhododendron vialii isolate Sample 1 chromosome 12a, ASM3025357v1:
- the LOC131312136 gene encoding EPIDERMAL PATTERNING FACTOR-like protein 8, with product MMAPCGLKFAVTLILIFSLSFLPSKSAGLQWSSLKQRKMLIGSRPPGCVNKCMSCRPCMATLVIIHPHDNNKRGEFAKISDSVSRREDDDPYYLLSWKCKCGDKLYQP from the exons ATGATGGCTCCATGCGGCCTGAAATTCGCAGTCACTCTGATTTtgatattttctctctcatttctgCCATCCAAATCAG CGGGGTTGCAATGGTCAAGTCTGAAGCAGAGGAAAATGCTGATAGGATCAAGACCACCTGGGTGTGTGAACAAGTGCATGAGTTGCAGGCCTTGCATGGCTACTCTGGTGATTATTCATCCTCATGACAACAACAAAAGAGGCGAATTCGCAAAGATATCGGATTCAGTATCTCGCAGAGAAGATGACGACCCTTACTATCTCCTCTCATGGAAATGCAAATGTGGAGACAAGCTTTACCAGCCTTGA
- the LOC131312137 gene encoding 26.5 kDa heat shock protein, mitochondrial-like yields MALGRLGLKYIMGKWWMVVSSPSFVCKSLGERISSTTLSLRRLSTVVPAAVGEKSEGGGEVVVCNGEKKLGLFPKRRRPSGFWTSHHLHRDDEDSVPADLYLLFPSGLGDALMQASKNVNKLLEKLPPSELIGRVNEQDDRYELRYEVPPRMFQDDMKIEIDYDCILTLKAEHKKGEEEEQGCCSVRLVLPEDAQVDEIKAQMENGVLVITIPRSGGGPKLGDVKEVQTDH; encoded by the exons ATGGCTTTGGGGCGTTTGGGTTTGAAGTATATTATGGGCAAGTGGTGGATGGTAGTTTCTTCTCCTTCGTTTGTGTGTAAAAGTTTAGGTGAGAGAATTAGTAGTACTACTCTGAGTCTGAGGAGGCTGTCTACAGTAGTACCAGCTGCTGTTGGTGAAAAATCAGAGGGTGGAGGAGAGGTGGTTGTATGTAATGGTGAAAAGAAACTTGGGTTGTTCCCCAAAAGGCGGCGTCCTAGTGGTTTCTGGACGAGCCACCACCTCCACCGTGACGACGAAGACTCTGTTCCTGCTGACCTCtatt TATTATTTCCCTCAGGGCTAGGGGATGCGCTAATGCAAGCAAGCAAGAACGTCAACAAGCTGCTGGAGAAATTGCCACCTTCCGAATTAATAGGCCGAGTTAACGAACAGGACGATCGCTACGAGCTCCGGTACGAAGTTCCCCCGAGGATGTTCCAAGACGATATGAAGATCGAGATCGATTATGATTGTATTTTGACATTAAAAGCAGAGCACAAAaagggggaagaagaagaacaagggTGTTGCAGTGTTAGACTAGTGCTGCCTGAAGATGCACAAGTTGACGAAATTAAGGCACAAATGGAAAATGGGGTGCTGGTTATTACTATACCTAGGAGTGGTGGAGGACCCAAGCTTGGGGATGTTAAGGAGGTCCAAACTGATCACTAG